The nucleotide sequence ATCTACAGCGCAATAATGTGGCGAATCGAGTCACAGTCATCGAAGCGTGTGTGTCAGATCACGCTGGGCAAGTTGAACTCTCCATAATTCACGATCGTCCTGAGTACTCCTCCATCGGGGGGATCGTCCCGCGCTACGCGCAGGGCGAGCAGCAGCACGCCATACAGGTGCCTGCGATGACCCTTGCCGCTCTCTTGGGGAGTCAGGTTCCGGCACTAGTCGTGATGGATGTTGAGGGAGCCGAAGCAAAGGTGCTAAAGGGCGGCCGTACAGTACTAGAGCAGTACAACCCAACTTGTGTCGCCGAGTGCAGCGATACTCTGCTCTCCAAGTTCGGCGACTCCTCAGGCGAAGTGATTGCCTCACTGCGCCAGTGTGGCTACGAGGTGTTAGACGCGGAGCGTACTCACAGGAAACCCAAGCCACCCTTCAACGGCACAGTGTTCGCCTTCGCGCGAGGTCGCTGCCCTTTGCGCGAAGGGCACTGATGCGCATGGCGGGTAGGGACGTCATCTTGCGGAGCGGTGCTCTCCAGACAGGATCGGTGGATTGAGGCCCAAGGTCGACACCACTGATTGCGCAGCTCCCACCCATATTGGATGCTGGATTTGCTGGCGTACTGGCTGTGAAG is from Deltaproteobacteria bacterium and encodes:
- a CDS encoding FkbM family methyltransferase — encoded protein: MRPCFNPLRLALRCWRAYHQRINFHNYVIGGRFLVRTTLPAGVFAVNARSALAQIAFAGTYEPKLIRLINRFELKPGVIVNIGANIGLLAVHLARTFPDRRVLAVEPNPEVLPLLYENLQRNNVANRVTVIEACVSDHAGQVELSIIHDRPEYSSIGGIVPRYAQGEQQHAIQVPAMTLAALLGSQVPALVVMDVEGAEAKVLKGGRTVLEQYNPTCVAECSDTLLSKFGDSSGEVIASLRQCGYEVLDAERTHRKPKPPFNGTVFAFARGRCPLREGH